In Vagococcus hydrophili, one DNA window encodes the following:
- a CDS encoding helix-turn-helix transcriptional regulator, translating to MTVKNQIKDIRETRGIKQNEMADSLRVSRQTMTAIEKMKYNPSLELSLKIASYFELSVEEIFELNSEV from the coding sequence ATTACCGTAAAAAATCAAATTAAAGACATTCGAGAAACTCGTGGGATTAAACAAAATGAAATGGCAGATAGTTTGAGGGTTTCAAGACAAACCATGACTGCCATTGAAAAAATGAAGTACAATCCCAGTTTAGAGCTCTCACTTAAAATTGCTAGCTATTTTGAACTTAGTGTGGAAGAGATTTTTGAATTAAATTCGGAGGTGTAG
- a CDS encoding dihydrofolate reductase family protein: MTNRKIILYIATSLDGYIADNKGGIDWLSTNVDNSETDTSYEDFYQHVDTVILGRTTYDQVTQVLSPDHYPYSDSTSYILTSRSGEANEKLIFTDQSVVDIVNNLKETDGGDVFVVGGASIVQPLMDANLIDEYQLATIPVILGEGVPLFKPVKEPLGLRVKDVKVINNIVYRTYVKG, translated from the coding sequence ATGACAAATAGAAAAATTATTCTTTATATCGCGACAAGTTTAGATGGTTACATTGCTGATAATAAAGGGGGGATTGATTGGTTATCCACAAATGTGGACAACTCTGAAACAGATACCTCTTATGAAGATTTTTATCAACATGTGGATACGGTTATTCTAGGTAGAACAACCTATGATCAAGTTACTCAAGTTCTTTCACCTGATCATTATCCTTATAGTGATAGTACATCTTATATTTTAACCTCTCGTTCTGGTGAAGCGAATGAAAAACTAATTTTCACTGATCAATCTGTCGTTGATATTGTTAATAACTTAAAAGAAACTGATGGCGGAGATGTTTTCGTTGTAGGTGGTGCGAGTATCGTGCAACCTCTTATGGATGCCAATCTGATTGATGAGTATCAATTGGCAACCATTCCTGTGATTTTAGGCGAAGGGGTTCCTTTATTTAAACCCGTTAAAGAACCTTTAGGACTCCGTGTGAAAGACGTTAAGGTTATCAACAATATTGTGTATCGAACTTACGTTAAAGGGTAA
- a CDS encoding AI-2E family transporter, with amino-acid sequence MLDFWNRLKANDTARRTLVLISVCIILYLIRNILSLVLLTFILTYLILRSVDGIHKLIKIPKKIIVVLVYLLIVVFLYFSVTVYVPRLFNQTVKMIEEVFSFYQRMNSDNRLFEWVLSNVNFQDIKQQLTTGAKVIFSTITSIGSMGITFFMSFILSFFFIIEKEWVTDFGRAFFNSKIGTFSKDVGYLGKKFVNTFGVVIEAQFIIAMINTILTTFGLYFMKFPQDQLLSLALMIFLLSLIPVAGVILSCIPLSLIAYTNGGVHDIIYVLIMIMIIHGIESYLLNPKLMSSKTDLPVFYVFIILMFSEKFFGIWGLIIGIPVFVFLLDLLEVKTNHKKPTLPAISLPMKEKNEEET; translated from the coding sequence ATGCTTGATTTTTGGAACCGATTAAAAGCTAACGACACCGCTCGGAGAACGTTGGTTTTAATCTCAGTTTGTATCATTTTGTATCTCATTAGAAATATCTTAAGTTTAGTTTTATTAACCTTCATATTAACTTACTTAATTTTAAGAAGTGTGGACGGAATTCATAAGTTAATTAAGATACCTAAAAAAATAATAGTGGTGCTAGTTTACTTACTGATAGTCGTCTTTCTATACTTCTCGGTGACAGTCTATGTCCCAAGATTATTCAATCAAACCGTTAAAATGATCGAGGAAGTTTTCTCATTCTATCAACGAATGAACAGTGATAACCGCTTGTTCGAATGGGTGTTATCAAATGTGAATTTCCAGGACATTAAACAGCAATTAACCACAGGTGCTAAAGTTATCTTTAGTACCATTACGAGTATTGGCTCAATGGGGATTACCTTCTTTATGTCATTTATTTTAAGTTTCTTTTTCATTATCGAAAAAGAATGGGTGACCGACTTTGGACGTGCCTTCTTCAATAGTAAGATTGGCACATTTAGTAAAGATGTGGGTTACTTAGGTAAAAAATTTGTGAATACATTTGGTGTGGTGATTGAAGCGCAATTTATTATTGCCATGATTAATACAATCTTAACAACATTTGGCTTGTACTTTATGAAATTCCCTCAAGATCAATTACTAAGTTTAGCTTTAATGATTTTCTTACTAAGTTTGATCCCAGTAGCAGGTGTGATATTGTCATGTATCCCATTAAGTTTAATCGCCTATACCAATGGTGGCGTTCATGATATCATTTACGTCCTCATCATGATTATGATAATTCACGGGATTGAGTCTTACTTACTGAATCCTAAATTAATGAGTAGTAAAACAGATTTACCTGTTTTCTATGTGTTTATTATTTTAATGTTTTCAGAAAAATTCTTCGGTATCTGGGGACTGATTATTGGAATTCCAGTCTTTGTGTTCTTATTAGATTTACTTGAAGTCAAAACAAATCATAAGAAACCAACATTACCAGCAATAAGCCTTCCCATGAAGGAAAAAAATGAAGAAGAAACGTAA
- a CDS encoding HAD family hydrolase: MITHIFSDLDGTLLNETGDVTETNAAMIINSGIPFSLVSARTPNDMAPIVEKLQLNSPQVAFNGGLIYRNESGKRVIISEEFIEWEMAQKIITLIQTYYPSLSFSFYDDDNWYTCKIDEGIKREESIGSQIPQVVEREVFFSQDPRKLFKIMLWIFDAEVMEEVKEFFAKLEIEELAFTQSSPYTLEITNIKAQKSKGIDYILSHYDLDKEHVAAFGDGHNDISMLEKVGHPVVMENASDEVKAYGRYITKTNLEDGVGYGIETYFLKK; this comes from the coding sequence ATGATTACACATATATTTTCAGATTTAGACGGGACATTATTAAACGAGACGGGGGACGTTACAGAAACCAACGCTGCTATGATTATTAATAGTGGTATTCCTTTTAGCTTAGTTTCAGCAAGAACCCCAAATGACATGGCGCCCATTGTTGAGAAACTGCAATTAAACTCGCCTCAGGTGGCTTTTAATGGTGGTTTGATTTACCGTAATGAATCAGGGAAACGGGTGATTATTTCAGAAGAATTTATTGAGTGGGAGATGGCTCAAAAGATCATCACCTTGATTCAGACTTACTATCCAAGTTTGAGTTTTAGTTTCTATGACGATGATAACTGGTATACGTGTAAGATCGATGAAGGAATCAAAAGAGAAGAAAGTATTGGTAGTCAAATCCCACAAGTTGTAGAAAGAGAAGTCTTTTTTAGCCAAGACCCACGTAAATTATTTAAAATTATGTTGTGGATTTTTGATGCTGAGGTGATGGAAGAGGTCAAAGAGTTTTTTGCTAAATTAGAAATAGAAGAATTAGCTTTTACCCAGTCTAGTCCGTATACTTTAGAAATCACGAATATCAAGGCGCAAAAGTCTAAAGGGATTGATTATATTCTGTCTCATTATGATTTAGATAAGGAGCATGTGGCGGCTTTTGGAGATGGGCATAATGACATTTCCATGTTAGAAAAAGTGGGGCATCCTGTGGTCATGGAAAATGCCAGTGATGAAGTCAAAGCTTACGGTCGCTATATTACTAAAACCAATTTAGAAGACGGCGTGGGGTACGGCATTGAAACGTATTTTTTGAAAAAATAG
- a CDS encoding LacI family DNA-binding transcriptional regulator, whose amino-acid sequence MANIHDIAKKSGYSAATVSRVLNQRKHVSKEAQEKIKAAIKELDYVPSEIARDLSRGKTLNIGIVLPHTKHPFFTEILRGAIDASFQTDYHLVILPSAYDKERELAYLEQLRRNAYDGLIFTSRGLSLETLVSYTKYSPIVCCEDPGEVEISAVYSERNIAYEAGMRWLKEKNYQKIGFFFSREAKISATSRETVKAYQKVYGQELTEQWIKTGIATYEEGYQAAKEWHESGVEIEAIFSNGDDVVAGARQFYLDYKLSVPFLVGQEMQLSSQLLNISTIDNRFAEIGKKAFELILDSSRVEKIGIPSRFVVREDNKS is encoded by the coding sequence GTGGCAAACATACATGATATTGCGAAGAAAAGTGGCTATTCAGCAGCAACCGTTTCTAGGGTCTTGAATCAGCGTAAGCATGTGTCAAAAGAAGCCCAAGAAAAAATTAAAGCAGCCATTAAAGAGCTGGACTATGTGCCAAGTGAAATCGCTCGAGATTTAAGTCGAGGGAAAACTTTAAATATTGGGATTGTTTTACCACACACCAAGCATCCTTTTTTTACAGAAATTTTGCGAGGAGCCATCGATGCCTCTTTTCAAACGGACTATCATTTGGTTATTCTGCCCTCTGCTTACGACAAGGAAAGAGAGCTGGCTTATTTAGAGCAGTTAAGAAGGAATGCCTATGACGGCTTGATTTTCACCTCCCGTGGCTTGTCACTTGAAACCTTAGTCAGTTACACAAAATATTCTCCCATCGTGTGCTGTGAAGACCCTGGAGAAGTTGAAATTTCAGCAGTGTATTCTGAGAGAAACATCGCCTATGAAGCAGGTATGAGATGGTTAAAGGAAAAGAACTATCAGAAAATTGGTTTTTTCTTTAGTCGGGAAGCTAAAATAAGCGCCACAAGTCGTGAAACAGTTAAAGCTTATCAAAAAGTGTATGGACAAGAATTGACAGAACAGTGGATTAAAACTGGCATTGCCACTTATGAAGAAGGCTATCAAGCAGCGAAAGAATGGCATGAGTCAGGGGTGGAAATCGAAGCCATATTTTCTAATGGAGATGATGTGGTAGCTGGTGCTAGACAATTTTATCTTGATTACAAATTATCAGTGCCATTTTTAGTGGGACAAGAGATGCAGTTAAGTAGCCAATTACTTAATATTTCAACTATAGACAATCGATTTGCTGAAATAGGTAAGAAAGCTTTTGAATTAATTTTAGACAGCTCGAGAGTGGAAAAAATCGGGATACCTTCAAGGTTTGTTGTGAGGGAAGATAATAAGTCATAG
- a CDS encoding helix-turn-helix domain-containing protein produces MERIIININKAIDRSGVTHEELSKKMELSRSYVTMILKGERKINKELVVCFSEALSLSVEELFSFDLDQEYEVRTRGEFKTRASKNKLAKLKVRMDDYLRLKGMYENEYID; encoded by the coding sequence TTGGAACGGATAATAATTAATATAAATAAAGCTATTGATAGAAGTGGAGTGACTCATGAAGAGCTTTCTAAAAAAATGGAACTCTCACGTAGTTATGTGACAATGATTTTAAAAGGTGAACGAAAAATAAATAAGGAATTAGTTGTCTGTTTTTCAGAAGCCTTATCATTAAGTGTGGAGGAATTATTTTCTTTTGATTTAGATCAAGAATATGAAGTTAGAACTCGAGGAGAATTTAAAACGAGAGCATCGAAAAATAAATTGGCGAAATTGAAAGTAAGAATGGACGACTATTTAAGATTGAAAGGTATGTATGAAAATGAATACATTGACTAA
- a CDS encoding sulfurtransferase TusA family protein codes for MTKEINTNGLDCPIPLIKLKEALKESQDGEVIKVLFTCPEAVENLPNYAEEQGHEVLDFKKLGKKGWEITVKK; via the coding sequence ATGACAAAAGAGATTAATACGAATGGATTAGATTGTCCAATTCCATTGATTAAACTAAAAGAGGCACTAAAAGAAAGTCAAGATGGAGAAGTAATCAAAGTATTATTTACCTGTCCAGAAGCCGTAGAAAATTTACCAAATTATGCAGAAGAACAAGGACATGAAGTGTTAGACTTTAAAAAACTTGGTAAAAAAGGTTGGGAAATTACTGTTAAAAAGTAA
- a CDS encoding MutS-related protein — MNEIGIVVLFVLGITGFFYYLDYVSRVKLRKQIKSDWGNIPRGTKRDTEKSLYKAFSLKNQQENSLIDDLTWQDLDMFEVFQRLNLTYSSIGSEKLYETLRSYSLSDDKTSSEEIIAYFKEHPAEREAFSYQFAQLGKKDFNYIQAYLNEQTKPVFEQQGLFAFLGLLPIISLLSAIFIGPVGLFVGLASLCFNTIFYFIQKGKLDVELGTMSYLVQSLSLGTKLSKKNSPVKEDLQKKIAPFQKVLPFAFAFKTKTGGEMEMMVEMLGGAFLLPFISYGTVSKALSHHQQDAKDIWDLLGQLEVSIAILNLREVYGDHWCLPEFTDKNEVVGENVIHPLLSEPVPNPVAWQKSTLITGSNASGKSTYVRSVAINCLLAQTLNTCLATSFQLKRGHILSSMGVSDSVIDGDSYFIAEIKSLRRLINQVATGEFCYTFIDEILKGTNTIERIAASSSVIQWLNQQHQLTFVATHDIELPQILGGACDNIHFEETVEKDQGITFDYLLKDGVATSRNAIKLIDALGFPDEIVAHAFESATYFDTNKAWHS, encoded by the coding sequence ATGAATGAAATAGGAATTGTAGTCTTATTCGTGCTTGGCATTACTGGCTTTTTTTATTATCTTGATTATGTCAGTCGTGTGAAATTAAGAAAACAGATTAAATCAGATTGGGGAAATATTCCACGTGGCACTAAAAGAGACACGGAGAAAAGTCTCTATAAAGCGTTTAGTTTAAAAAATCAGCAAGAGAATAGTCTGATTGATGATTTAACTTGGCAAGATTTGGATATGTTTGAGGTCTTTCAACGACTCAATCTCACTTACTCAAGTATCGGCTCAGAAAAGCTCTATGAAACACTACGTAGTTATTCTTTAAGTGATGATAAAACCTCCTCAGAAGAAATTATCGCTTACTTTAAAGAACATCCTGCAGAACGTGAAGCTTTTTCATATCAATTTGCCCAATTAGGGAAAAAGGATTTTAACTATATTCAAGCTTATTTGAATGAACAGACAAAACCTGTGTTTGAACAACAAGGACTGTTTGCTTTTCTTGGTCTGTTACCTATTATTAGCTTACTTTCAGCTATCTTTATTGGTCCTGTTGGCTTGTTTGTTGGTTTGGCTTCTCTTTGTTTTAACACTATTTTTTACTTCATCCAAAAAGGAAAACTAGATGTGGAACTAGGAACCATGAGCTACTTGGTTCAAAGCTTGTCTCTTGGGACTAAATTAAGTAAGAAAAATTCACCTGTCAAAGAAGACTTACAGAAAAAAATAGCGCCTTTTCAAAAAGTCTTACCTTTCGCTTTTGCCTTTAAAACTAAAACTGGTGGCGAAATGGAGATGATGGTCGAAATGTTAGGTGGGGCCTTTTTACTACCTTTCATCTCTTATGGGACTGTTTCAAAAGCACTCAGTCATCACCAACAAGATGCTAAAGACATTTGGGATTTACTAGGACAACTAGAAGTAAGCATTGCGATTTTAAATCTTCGGGAAGTCTACGGGGATCACTGGTGTCTGCCAGAATTTACAGATAAAAACGAAGTCGTAGGCGAAAATGTCATTCATCCTTTACTTAGCGAACCTGTCCCAAATCCTGTTGCTTGGCAGAAAAGCACTCTGATTACAGGCTCAAACGCTTCTGGTAAATCAACTTATGTACGAAGTGTTGCCATCAATTGCTTGTTAGCACAAACACTTAATACTTGCTTGGCGACTTCATTCCAATTAAAACGAGGACATATCCTATCTTCTATGGGAGTGAGCGACAGTGTGATTGATGGAGATAGTTACTTTATCGCCGAAATCAAATCCCTCCGTCGTCTGATCAATCAAGTCGCTACTGGGGAATTTTGTTATACCTTTATTGATGAGATTTTAAAAGGCACCAATACTATTGAACGAATCGCAGCTTCCTCTAGTGTGATTCAGTGGTTAAATCAACAACATCAACTGACATTTGTGGCAACTCATGATATTGAATTACCTCAAATTCTAGGTGGTGCTTGCGACAATATTCATTTCGAAGAAACAGTGGAAAAGGATCAAGGAATCACCTTTGATTACTTACTCAAAGACGGCGTGGCGACTTCTCGAAACGCCATTAAACTGATTGACGCCCTTGGGTTTCCAGATGAGATTGTGGCACATGCTTTTGAATCAGCAACTTACTTTGATACAAACAAAGCATGGCACTCTTAA
- a CDS encoding TetR family transcriptional regulator: MKEKSMDMRIWQSFFEMMVDEKYQFSQIRVKEICEVADIHRSTFYRHFEDKYQLLEFGLFVLWNDYFEIDERDKFYTPFKTSVDFYEKSEAQRLINRNYLDQSFIETVDAFFLKQMSASFGVILKEDSRNGLPNDLLTRHVASSIQMLEEWAFHQEEEITPDELDNYYKILILDTLALK; the protein is encoded by the coding sequence ATGAAAGAAAAAAGTATGGATATGCGAATTTGGCAATCTTTTTTTGAAATGATGGTAGATGAAAAATATCAATTTAGCCAAATTCGAGTAAAAGAAATATGTGAGGTAGCAGATATTCACCGTTCCACGTTTTATCGTCACTTTGAAGATAAATATCAACTTTTAGAGTTTGGCTTATTTGTTCTTTGGAATGACTATTTCGAAATTGATGAACGAGACAAATTTTATACCCCATTTAAAACTTCTGTTGATTTTTACGAAAAATCGGAAGCACAGCGTTTAATTAATCGAAATTATTTAGATCAATCCTTTATTGAAACAGTCGACGCTTTTTTCTTGAAACAAATGTCAGCTTCATTTGGCGTCATTTTAAAAGAAGATAGTAGAAATGGCTTACCGAACGATCTTTTAACGAGGCACGTTGCAAGCAGCATTCAGATGTTAGAGGAGTGGGCCTTTCACCAAGAGGAAGAAATAACACCTGATGAGTTAGATAATTACTATAAAATATTAATATTGGATACTTTGGCGTTGAAATAG
- the pgsA gene encoding CDP-diacylglycerol--glycerol-3-phosphate 3-phosphatidyltransferase, producing the protein MNLPNKLTVLRIFMIPIFIVVAVVPLNWGEVSILGTSLEVTQFVAAIIFAVASITDWLDGKIARKHNLVTNFGKFADPLADKMLVMTAFIVLVEQGKAAAWIVAVIVCRELAVTGLRLLLVEGGEVMAAAWPGKIKTATQMVAIILLLLNNVPFASLGLPLDQIMLYTCLAFTIYSGVDYFAKNKDVFKDSM; encoded by the coding sequence ATGAACCTACCAAATAAGTTAACCGTATTAAGAATTTTCATGATCCCGATTTTCATCGTAGTCGCTGTTGTCCCATTAAATTGGGGTGAAGTCAGTATTTTAGGTACGTCACTTGAAGTCACTCAATTCGTTGCCGCGATCATTTTTGCTGTAGCAAGTATTACTGACTGGTTAGACGGTAAAATTGCTAGAAAACACAATTTAGTCACTAATTTCGGTAAATTTGCTGACCCATTAGCTGATAAAATGTTAGTCATGACAGCTTTCATCGTCTTAGTTGAACAAGGAAAAGCTGCAGCATGGATTGTAGCAGTGATTGTTTGTCGTGAATTAGCTGTAACTGGCTTACGTTTACTTCTTGTTGAAGGTGGCGAAGTGATGGCAGCTGCATGGCCTGGAAAAATCAAGACAGCCACACAAATGGTAGCGATTATCTTGCTATTACTGAACAACGTTCCTTTTGCTAGTCTAGGTCTTCCACTGGATCAAATCATGCTTTACACTTGTTTAGCCTTTACGATTTATTCAGGTGTCGATTACTTTGCTAAAAATAAAGACGTTTTTAAAGATTCTATGTAA
- a CDS encoding ImmA/IrrE family metallo-endopeptidase yields the protein MTKKDIHNNARNSAILFLNAIGSKDFIGPTLSTILDIKKIILIKDVIEDPEAEGFSAKKQGEKFLFVNTKFNQRLQNFTIAHELFHLDEMIVQLEDDQENERAADHFAANILLPENILFDKKRALENLGLKEIEVFFKLADLSEVPYETLFERYKELKISVIVLKRELELMKVKADNPFLGEKEEGFQQLRKTYMIDEVTLDKANCETAFVKLDMLTNYFENTGTGHGK from the coding sequence TTGACTAAAAAAGATATTCATAACAATGCTAGAAATAGTGCTATTTTATTTTTAAATGCTATAGGAAGTAAAGATTTTATAGGTCCAACGTTAAGTACTATTTTAGATATCAAGAAAATAATTTTGATTAAAGATGTTATTGAAGATCCAGAAGCTGAAGGATTTAGTGCGAAAAAACAAGGAGAAAAATTTTTATTTGTTAACACTAAGTTTAATCAACGACTTCAAAATTTCACCATTGCTCATGAACTATTTCATTTAGATGAAATGATAGTCCAACTAGAAGATGATCAGGAAAATGAGCGAGCAGCAGATCATTTTGCAGCAAATATTTTATTACCAGAAAATATACTTTTTGATAAGAAGAGAGCTTTAGAAAATTTAGGCTTAAAGGAAATAGAAGTTTTCTTTAAATTAGCTGATTTATCAGAAGTCCCTTATGAAACGTTATTTGAAAGATATAAGGAACTGAAAATAAGTGTGATTGTTTTAAAAAGGGAGTTAGAGCTAATGAAGGTTAAAGCTGATAATCCATTTTTAGGAGAGAAAGAAGAGGGATTTCAGCAGTTACGAAAAACTTATATGATAGATGAAGTGACCCTTGATAAAGCGAATTGTGAGACTGCTTTTGTGAAATTAGACATGTTAACTAATTATTTTGAAAATACTGGTACAGGACATGGGAAATAA
- a CDS encoding YeeE/YedE family protein, protein METLFLGIIVGFLFGFLLKRSRFCMTGIIRDMYLEKKKTNIYLVLTVIFIQSVIYFSFVGLGLIPETEYKSFSVMAIMLGSFIFGFGAVMSQGCIVSTLIKVGDGRLVGLMSLLSFMLFTSMSKKGVLNGWIEGTQSKSQLSDDLLEKLSISPILVVIPITALVLVALFKTNKPKPKKFVMPTQYTGARHLFFEKIWNKKITAILFGILAGLGWYASNLTGRNGGFGMTTPIFSWFDFLTTSNFEGINWGSYFVLGIIVGSFLCTLGSQEFWLKGTDGATLLKAFIGGGLMAFGSVMAQGCLIGNGLVGTATLSIKGWLGLIFISFGIWFGTFIFYKQGERKLSR, encoded by the coding sequence ATGGAAACTTTATTTTTAGGAATTATTGTTGGTTTTTTATTTGGATTTCTATTGAAAAGAAGTCGTTTTTGTATGACAGGAATTATTAGAGATATGTATTTAGAGAAGAAAAAAACAAATATTTATTTGGTGTTAACTGTTATATTTATTCAGTCAGTGATCTATTTTTCTTTCGTTGGCTTAGGATTGATTCCAGAAACTGAATATAAGAGCTTTTCTGTCATGGCTATTATGTTGGGAAGTTTTATCTTTGGTTTTGGTGCAGTGATGTCTCAAGGGTGTATCGTAAGCACCTTGATTAAAGTTGGTGATGGTAGGCTAGTGGGACTGATGTCTTTACTGAGTTTCATGTTGTTTACATCTATGTCTAAAAAAGGAGTCTTAAATGGATGGATAGAAGGAACTCAAAGTAAAAGTCAACTATCAGATGATCTGTTAGAGAAGCTGAGTATATCGCCAATTTTAGTGGTTATCCCAATTACAGCATTGGTTTTAGTTGCTTTGTTTAAAACGAATAAGCCGAAACCTAAAAAATTTGTGATGCCCACTCAGTATACTGGTGCGAGACATTTGTTCTTTGAAAAAATTTGGAACAAAAAAATCACAGCAATTCTCTTTGGTATCTTAGCAGGATTGGGTTGGTATGCAAGTAATTTAACAGGAAGAAATGGTGGTTTTGGTATGACGACACCGATTTTTTCATGGTTTGATTTCTTAACAACTTCTAATTTTGAAGGTATCAATTGGGGCAGTTATTTTGTGTTAGGGATTATTGTCGGTTCATTTTTATGTACATTAGGTAGTCAAGAATTTTGGTTAAAAGGAACAGACGGAGCGACGCTATTAAAAGCTTTTATTGGTGGTGGTTTAATGGCCTTTGGTTCAGTTATGGCCCAAGGGTGTTTGATTGGTAATGGTTTAGTTGGGACAGCTACCTTATCAATAAAAGGCTGGCTAGGGTTAATTTTTATTAGTTTTGGTATTTGGTTTGGAACATTTATTTTTTATAAACAAGGTGAAAGGAAGTTATCAAGATGA
- the lepB gene encoding signal peptidase I, protein MIKHWIKELLWLVSLVAILVAIRVFVFSPIKVEGLSMMPTLVDGEKAIAYKLGDIKRFDVVPLKAPDDPALFYVKRVIGLPGDTVEYKEDQLLINGQALNEPYLTDYQQKWKDAGNAEPLTPNFTLSELTGQQTVPENTYFVLGDNRRVSKDSRYPEVGFIPKDNIIGKAKVSFWPPEKWGMIK, encoded by the coding sequence ATGATCAAACATTGGATAAAAGAATTACTTTGGCTAGTTTCACTTGTGGCTATTTTAGTTGCGATTAGAGTCTTTGTCTTCTCACCCATTAAAGTAGAGGGACTTTCTATGATGCCCACACTCGTTGATGGAGAAAAAGCTATCGCCTATAAATTAGGAGACATCAAACGATTTGATGTGGTTCCTTTAAAAGCACCTGATGATCCCGCCCTTTTTTATGTGAAACGTGTGATTGGATTACCAGGAGATACGGTTGAATATAAAGAGGATCAGTTACTGATTAATGGACAAGCTTTGAATGAGCCTTACCTAACTGATTACCAACAAAAATGGAAAGATGCCGGTAACGCTGAGCCATTAACTCCGAATTTTACCCTGTCAGAACTGACTGGACAACAAACAGTTCCTGAGAATACTTATTTTGTTTTAGGGGATAATCGCCGCGTATCAAAAGATAGCCGCTATCCCGAAGTTGGGTTTATTCCTAAAGATAATATTATTGGAAAAGCAAAAGTTTCATTCTGGCCACCTGAAAAGTGGGGAATGATTAAGTAG
- a CDS encoding histidine phosphatase family protein — protein sequence MRKVYFIRHGLRDTTVKDDMLAPLTEQGRRDVEILSEKLLKEEITQIYTSPFLRAKETIMPLARQLNLEMNVIEELKEREVGSWVKDYQEFTKNQWADKAYKLESGESLNDVSKRGIATFNQLQKKSSGDFVISGHGTWLAVLFNHLTNGEFDYEGFREMNFPDVYYGEFTEDDQFISLKKYLT from the coding sequence ATGAGAAAGGTTTATTTTATCAGACATGGTTTAAGAGATACGACAGTCAAAGATGACATGCTTGCTCCTTTAACAGAACAGGGAAGAAGAGATGTTGAAATTTTAAGTGAAAAACTATTAAAAGAAGAAATTACTCAAATTTATACGAGTCCCTTTTTACGAGCTAAAGAAACAATCATGCCTTTAGCAAGGCAATTGAACCTAGAAATGAATGTCATCGAGGAATTAAAAGAGCGAGAAGTCGGCAGTTGGGTGAAGGATTACCAAGAGTTTACGAAAAATCAGTGGGCAGATAAAGCGTATAAATTAGAGTCAGGAGAATCTTTAAATGATGTTTCAAAGCGAGGTATCGCTACATTTAATCAACTGCAAAAGAAAAGTTCCGGGGATTTTGTGATTAGTGGTCACGGAACATGGTTGGCTGTGTTGTTTAATCATTTAACTAATGGGGAGTTTGATTATGAAGGATTTAGAGAGATGAACTTTCCAGATGTCTACTACGGCGAATTTACTGAGGATGACCAATTTATTTCTTTGAAAAAATACTTGACCTAA
- a CDS encoding HdeD family acid-resistance protein yields the protein MASFFKSIQKHALLRSIAYILLGIAIFLEPNKVSQMILYLIVSYNVLMGIFNLISARKNKTNGYNSATPIAIFYFIFALILFLFAKPLVAALPFLLGIMIIIGGGVRLSQSLKLRQYVNVRWLPMCIYGGVMIGAGILLVANPFSTAMIFFQFFGITLLIAGISELITFIRFRNFEM from the coding sequence ATGGCTTCTTTTTTCAAATCAATTCAAAAACATGCTTTACTTAGAAGTATTGCTTATATCTTACTTGGTATTGCGATTTTTCTTGAACCTAACAAAGTGTCTCAAATGATTTTATACTTGATTGTTTCTTACAATGTTTTAATGGGAATTTTCAACTTAATCAGCGCGCGTAAAAATAAAACAAATGGCTATAATTCGGCAACACCGATTGCTATTTTCTACTTTATTTTCGCACTTATTCTTTTCCTATTTGCGAAACCTTTAGTCGCAGCTCTTCCTTTCCTATTAGGAATCATGATTATCATTGGTGGTGGAGTTCGTTTATCTCAATCTTTAAAATTAAGACAATATGTTAACGTTCGTTGGTTACCAATGTGTATTTACGGTGGTGTGATGATTGGAGCTGGTATCTTACTTGTTGCTAATCCTTTCTCAACAGCTATGATTTTTTTCCAATTCTTTGGTATCACTTTACTAATCGCCGGTATCTCAGAATTAATCACGTTTATTAGATTTAGAAATTTCGAAATGTAA